CTCTTCTTCTTCAAATTCCTATTTTCTTTGCAATTTATCGAGTTCTTGTAAATGCAGTTGAGTTGCAGGGAGCAGAATGGATTTTATGGGTTGATGACCTTGCAAAAATGGACCCTTATTTTATTCTTCCAATTCTTATGGGTGCTTCAATGTTCTGGCAACAGCATGTAACACCAAGCAATTTTACAGACCCAATGCAAGAGAAGATTTTTAAATTCTTACCTATTATCTTTACATTCTTCTTTATCACTTTCCCAGCTGGTTTAACACTTTATTGGTTTGTAAATAACTTGTTCTCAATTGGTCAGCAATATATTGTAAATTTCCAATTTGCTAAAATAAAAGCAAAAAAAGAGGCAGAAGAGCAAAAATGATAAAAGTTGAGGCATCAGATTTAGAGGGTGCAATTTTAGAGGCATCGAACCGTCTAGGTTGTTCCTATAATGATGTCGATTACTATGTTTTACAAGACCCCTCGACTCTGTTTGGGGTTAGAAAACGAAATGCTATCATCGTAGCTTCGATCAAAATTTCATCACTTATTGACGGTTTTTCTGAGGAACTAGAAAAAAATGAGAATAGTGATGAGAAAGATTCTTTTATAAAAAAAATATCTGACAAACTCGGTTTTGACAAAAAGAGTGAGTATCTACCGCAAATTCGTGAAGATATAAATCGCCTTTTTAAAGACCGATGTTTTGAAGTTGATACGATTGCTGTTTCACTCTTAAATAATGAGACTGTTTTTATTTATATCGATGGAAAAGATGCTCCACTCTTAATTGGTAGAGAAGGGTATCGCTATCGAGCTATAAATTACATTTTACAAAGCTGGATAACTACAAAGTATGATTTAAAAATTCAGCTTGAAATTGGTGAATTTATAAAAAAACAGAACGAAAATGTTGAAAAATATTTAAAAAGTGAAGTTTTTGAAGAAGTTGATAAAAAAGGATTTTTTAAAACAAAAATTCTTGATGATGTTCTTGTAAAACTTGCAATTAAAAAATTACGAGAAAAATATAAAAATAAATATGTAAAAATTCGTAATACTCAAGACGGTAGTAAGTTTATAGTTATTGACGAATTCTTTACTAAAAAATCGTAGTATTAGAGATAGAAAAATTCTCTTTTGATAAAATTTCGCAATTAGAATCGGCAATTTTTTGTGTTTTTCTAACAAAAATCCTATGAAAGTTGTTTTATGCTTATTAAGTTTCTCTTGATTTTTCTCTCAGCTACTACCCTTATTTTCTCAAAATCTTCTTTGAAAGATGTTGATTCAAAACTAAAGAAATACAATTCTGAATTAGCTGAAGTTTCGCAAAGACTCAAAAAAGAGGAGAGAGACCTTGTTGATTTAAAAGAGGAGCTAAAAAAACTACAAGCTGAAATTACAAGAGGTAGAAGCAAATTTAATAAAGAGAAAAAAGAGCTTGAAAAGTATTCTAAAGATAAGGACTCACTTTTTCAAAAACAGTTAGCTGTTAGAAAAATGGCAATTGAGACGAGTGCAAAACTTGTTTCTCTATCTGTTGTTCTTGAAGAGGGACAATCTGCAACTTTAGACTCCGTAATTCTTGATGAGGCATTTAAGACTCTTTTTAAACAGAAAAGTGGTGAGCTTGAGAAAATAACAGAGAATCTTTCAAAAAGACAAGAAGCGATTGGAAATCTTGAAAAAGTTGTTGGTGAATTACAAAGTGGGATTCATACAGTTGAACAAAAAAGAGATGCTGTATTAAAAAAGAAGAAAGAACTCGCTTATAGAGTTGGAAAACTCAAAAAAGATAAAGAGAACTATTTCCATAGAATTAAAGAGATTGAGAAAGAGCAGAAACGAATTCGTGCCGAAATTGATAAAGCAACAAGATTACAAAAAGAGAAAGAGAATAGAAAGACCTCATCGAGTTCATCTAAATATCAAGTAAAAAAAATAGATAGTAGCTATCAAAAAGAGCAAGTTAGAAGATACAGAAAGAAAAAGACAATTTCTCCACTTGATGGCTATGAAGTTATAAAAACTTTTGGAACTTACAAAGACCCAATTTACAAAATAAAACTTTTTAACTCCTATATTCTTTTACAACCAAGAGTTCCAAATGCAAAAGTTCGGAATATTTTCAATGGAAAAGTCTCACTTGTAAAAGACGATGCAATTTTTGGAAAACTTGTTGTTGTTGAACACTACAACGGTTTGCAAACAGTCTATGCACACTTGAGTAAGTTTGCTCCAAATATAGAGACTGGAAAGAAAATTAAAAAAGGTGCTTTAATTGGGAGAGTAAATCAAGATTTGTATCTTGAAATTATGGAAGGAAGATTTCATATAAATCCCCTCCAAGTTATTGAGTGATTTTATCGATTTTGAAGTTTTAAAAACTCTTCAACAACACGAAAAGAGCCAAAAACAAGATACCTCTTTTTTTGTTCTATACTTTTAAAATCTTTAAAAGAGTAATTCAGTTCAGAGAGT
The nucleotide sequence above comes from Thiovulum sp. ES. Encoded proteins:
- a CDS encoding putative RNA-binding protein, with product MIKVEASDLEGAILEASNRLGCSYNDVDYYVLQDPSTLFGVRKRNAIIVASIKISSLIDGFSEELEKNENSDEKDSFIKKISDKLGFDKKSEYLPQIREDINRLFKDRCFEVDTIAVSLLNNETVFIYIDGKDAPLLIGREGYRYRAINYILQSWITTKYDLKIQLEIGEFIKKQNENVEKYLKSEVFEEVDKKGFFKTKILDDVLVKLAIKKLREKYKNKYVKIRNTQDGSKFIVIDEFFTKKS
- a CDS encoding metalloendopeptidase-like membrane protein (PFAM: Peptidase family M23) — translated: MLIKFLLIFLSATTLIFSKSSLKDVDSKLKKYNSELAEVSQRLKKEERDLVDLKEELKKLQAEITRGRSKFNKEKKELEKYSKDKDSLFQKQLAVRKMAIETSAKLVSLSVVLEEGQSATLDSVILDEAFKTLFKQKSGELEKITENLSKRQEAIGNLEKVVGELQSGIHTVEQKRDAVLKKKKELAYRVGKLKKDKENYFHRIKEIEKEQKRIRAEIDKATRLQKEKENRKTSSSSSKYQVKKIDSSYQKEQVRRYRKKKTISPLDGYEVIKTFGTYKDPIYKIKLFNSYILLQPRVPNAKVRNIFNGKVSLVKDDAIFGKLVVVEHYNGLQTVYAHLSKFAPNIETGKKIKKGALIGRVNQDLYLEIMEGRFHINPLQVIE